From the genome of Oncorhynchus gorbuscha isolate QuinsamMale2020 ecotype Even-year linkage group LG18, OgorEven_v1.0, whole genome shotgun sequence:
AGAGAATCCTAACCCCAGCTCTGGCGAAGAGGCATCAACAGAACAACACCAGGAGAATCCTACGGCTAAGAAGCCTTGGCGATGCCCCCAATGTGAAATAGAAATCGCTCACCCATCCAATATCAACAGACACCTAAGAACACACACAAAACCTGCTAAGGAGTCTTCCGTCTGTCCAGTATGTGGAAAAGACTTTGTTCACCCCTCCAAACTGAAGAGACACCGCCGaacacatacaggagagaagccttaccagtGCTCTGTGTGCGGGAAGCGATTCACACTGAAACCCCACCTGGAAAGACATCAGATGACCCACCCTGGAGGGAAGCAGCCAGACGCGACAAAGAAGCACCCGTGCTCCGATTGTGGAAAGGAATGTTTCTCTGCATATGAACTGAAGATGCATATGAGAAAGCACACAGGGGAGAGACCTCACCAGTGCACCTACTGCGAGATGAGCTTTGGCTGTAAGGGAACTCTATCGAGACACGTACGACGCCATACAGGAGCACCCACACCAAAACCTTACCAATGCTCACAGTGTGGGAAGAGATACGAGTCACCGTCGAGGCTCAGGCAGCATCAGACTgtgcacactggagagaaaccttacgAGTGCTCTGATTGCGGGAGGGGTTTCGCTTCGACCGAAGGTCTTCGCAAACATCAATGCAGCCATGCCAGTAACCATAGCAACCAGTGTACACTGGGAATTTCAGAAACGGCATCATCAGGCAGTCAAACTATGAATATCAAGATCAAAGACGAGGAACAGGAGCTGGCAATTAAtgtcaaagaggaggaggaaatttGTGTTTTTGTCAATGCTGATAGAGAAACCTTACCGGTGTACCACCTGTAAAAGAGCTTTGTTCACCCTAGCTCTCTAGCAAGACACTGAACCAATCTCGTGGACAGGGATCACAACAGCAGGTGTCTATTCTAGTACCGGATGTCAAGTGAAAGAGAAGAAGGAAGATCCTGCTTTTGGTGAGCTAAAGCATTTATTTTGTACTATTGCTTAGATATTTAATGGGCCCATACTTGCGACCTCTTGCTTAAACTTAGGCTTAGTTTCTTGAGAACTCTTGCTTAAGCTTTTCCCATTAAATAATGTAGCCCTATGCTAACACGACCAGCTGACAGCATGAGATAATGTAGCCCTATGCTAACACAACCAGCTGATAGCATGAGATAACGTAGCCCTATGCTAACATGACCAGCTGACAGCATGAGAAAACGTAGCCCTATGCTAACACAACCAGCTGATAGCATGAGAAAATGTAGCCTTATGCTAACACAACCAGCTGATAGCATGAGAAAACGCAGTCCTATGCTAACACAACCAGCTGACAGCATGAGAAAACGTAGCCCTTTGCTAATACGACCAGCTGATAGCATGAGAAAACGTAGCCCTATGCTAACACGACCAACTGATAGCATGAGAAAACGTAGCCCTATGCTAACCAGACCAGCTGACAGCCTGAGGAAACGTAGCCCTATGTTAACACGACCAGCTGACAGCAAGAGAAAACATAGACCTATGCTAACACAACCAGCTGATAGCATGAGAAAACGTAGTCCTGTGCTAACACAACCAGCTGATAGCATGAGAAAACGTAGCCCTGTGCTAACACAACCAGCTGACAGCATGAGAAAACGTAGCCCTATGCTAACACACTGGATAGAAACCTTATGCCTTCCCCGACTGTGACAAGAGCTTTGCTTTCACTTCAGCCTTGAAAAGACACCATAAgttacacacaggagagaaaacCCACTCCTGCTCTGTGTgggggaagagttttactcaatCATCCACCTTGAAGGATCACTTCAGGACACATTCAGGAGAGGATTAGTTATCCAAGATCCTTTAAGCTCCAATGCCTGAAACACTCCAATGCCTGAAACACTCCAATGCCTGaaactcgagacgccgggtgaggggcatacagtacctcgtggactgggatgggtacggtccggaggagaggtgctgggtacccggtgggggacattttggacccttcaCTTCTGAGGgacttccactctctccccccggGTCGCGCACGGGGCCGGTGGCCGCGCGTCaggtgggggggtactgtcacgactcccgcagaagttggctcccctgcctgttcgggcggggctcagcggtcgtcgtcaccagtctactagctgccaccgatccctttttccttttctgttagtttagtcttattagttgcacctgttcctatttgtgttttctatcctaccctgcctttctaaggtctttgaaagccaagtcaacaaacagattaccgaccatttcgaatcccactataccttctccgctatgcaatctggtttcagagctggtcatgggtgcacctcagccacgctcaaggtcctaaacaatatcttaaccgccatcgataagaaacaatactgtgcagccgtattcattgacctggcaaaggctttcgactctgtcaatcaccacatcctcatcggcagactcgacagccttggtttctcaaatgattgcctctggttcaccaactacttctctgatagagttcagtgtgtcaaatcggagggtctgttgtccgggcctctggcagtctctataggggtgccacagggttcaattcttggaccgactctcttctctgtatgcatcaatgatgtcgctcttgctgctggtgagtttCTGATccatccacctctacgcagacgacaccattctgtatacttctgtcccttctttggacactgttaacaaccctccaggcgagcttcaatgccatacaactctccttccgtggcctctaaTTGCTCTccaatacaagtaaaactaaatgcatgctcttcaaccgatcgctgcctgcacctgctcgcctgtccaacatcactactctggatggctctgacttagaatatgtggacagctacaaatacctaggtgtctggttagactgtaaactctccttccagactcacatcaaacatatccaatccaaagttaaatctagaattggcttcctatttcacaacaaagcatccttcactcatgctgccaaacataccctcgtaaaactgaccatcctaccaatcctcgacttcggcgatgtcatttacaaaatagcctccaacactctactcaataaattgtatgcagtctatcacagtgccatctattttgtcaccaaagccccatatactacccaccactgcgaactgtacgctctcgttggctggcccacgcttcatacttgtcgccaaacccactagctcctggtcatctacaagaccctgctaggtaaagtcccccttatctcagctcgctagtcaccatagcagcacccacctgtagcacgcactccagcaggcatatctctctggtcacccccaaaaccaattattcctttggccgcctctccttccagttccctgctgccaatgactggaacaaactacaaaaatctctgaaactggaaacacttatctccctcactagctttaagcaccagctgcaccagagcagctcacagatgtACTGCACCTATACagagcccatctataatttatcccaaacaactacctctttccctactttatttatttattttgctcctttgcaccccattatttccatctctactttacacgttcttccactgcaaaaccaaattccagtgttttacttgctatattgtatttactttgccaccatggccttttttgcctttacctcccttatctcacctcatttgctcacatcgtatatagacttgtttatactgtattattgactgtatgtttgttttactccatgtgtaactctgtgtcgttgtatgtgtcaaactgctttgctttatcttggccaggtcgcaattgtaaatgagaacttgttctcaacttgcctacctggttaaataaaggtgaaataaaataaaatagttcATTCGGTATAAACATAGTttactgttttatcttttgttttatatgtaatgtggatgctttggtgtgtttggaccccaggaagagtagctaccttggcagcagctaatggggatccctaataaatacaaatacaacatttggcaaatctaaccataattctatcctcctgattcctgcttacaagctaaaactaaagcaggaagtacccgtgactcgctcaatacgtaAGTGGTCAGAGGAcgcagatgctacgctacaggactgttttgctagcacagactgtacacagtgactgtacatacatgtcccaaccagaagccatggattacaggtaacatccgaaccgagctaaaggctagagctgccactttcaaggagcggggcaacactgaagcatgcatgagagcaccagctgttcctgactactgtgtgatcacactttctgtagccgatgtgagcaagacctatAAACAGGTCCTCACTGTGTCGTCACTGACATTTGACAGGTTGAATAAGTTgccgtgtccaaacttttgactggtactgtttatactaggctgtgtcagaggaaggccccaaaaaagtgtcaaagacTCCTGTCACCCAagtctctctgctaccgcatggaaaGTGGTACCGGTGCgccaagtctatgtccaagaggctcctgatcagcttctaccaccaagccataagactgctgaacaatgaatcaaatggcctCCCGAactatttacattttacattgacTATTTACTGACCCGAACTATTTTTACATTTTGACTTACATTGACCGAACTATTTACATTGACTTCCCAAACTATTTACAGTGACCTCCCGAAccattatttttttactatttactGCTGAACTATTTACATTGACTTCCCGAACTGCTTATTTTATCCCGAACTATTTACATTGACTTCCCGAACTATTTATGCATTGACTTCCCAAACTAGAACTATTTACATTGACTTCGAACTATTTACATTGCGAACCCTCCCGAACTATTTACATTGCATGAACTATTTACAaatgactatttacattgactcccgaactatttacattgaccccctccatTATTTTTGAACCTGTAACTTATTTacacccgcacattgacttggtaccagtaTCCCCTGTAAATACCCTCAaatgttattgttatgtaatttttcTTACTTTTTGAATAATTTttaaaactttagtttatttagtaaatatttttcttgaaccacattgttggttaggggcttgtaagtaagcatttcacgttaaggtcaactacacctgttgtattcgggagGATGTGACAAATATAGTGCAGCATTTGGTAGATGCCAGgtagagagaggctagagaggctcAGAGATTATATAATGAGTCATGATGCATAGTATGCAGAGGCTGTTAAAACAGATTGGTGGAACTGCAGTGAGGACTGATAGAACAACTGTACCCAAGGTtggttgtgtttctgctggtttGGAAGCCTGTTCAGAAATCTTGCTCTCATGAATGTCTGGTGTCAAAGGACACTTTGAATAATGAATAAAGTTGACTTCGTAGCTTTTATTGGTAAGGTTATCAATACGACTCGGGTTGTGGAAAGAAGAAATGCCAGATTGAAGGTTACTGTGGAGACGGCACAGAGATATTGGGGGGGATAACAGATGTTACATTTGAAATGGTTCTTAACCTGATGAACAATACTAAGGGGGAGGGGGTTCAGCATGATATAGATACAGTTTAATGGGGTAGGGGGTTGGGGAGggtttttgggggagggggggtagaaGTTGGTATTTGGTCGTTATGTTTTTTTCATGGTTGTGCAGAATTGGTCAGATCATGATTGATCGTACATTCCAGCACAGTAGATGGCGGCATGCAAATAAACGTTTGTTTGCGGACCGCCATGATACCATAGAAAAAGATGAACTGGTGGTGGCGGTACAGCAGAATGAGTCGGCAGCAGTCTTCGTATGGACCGGAAGTTAGGCCGGAAGCAGGAAGACCCTAatgtagctagctggtagctaaccatgcatatattatttagtgtacAGGTAAATATTGTCAATAATTCCTCAGGTTTCTATCAAACTGGAACGTTAGTAACAAGCTAGTGTCCCGTAAAGCCTTCTGCTGTTTCGGGGTAAATGCGGATTGACAGAAGAATCTAACCCGGAAGCTGGCCTGGAAGAAAGAAGATGCTTATgttgatagctagctagcttagttTGGAAGTGTCTGAAATGTGTCTGAT
Proteins encoded in this window:
- the LOC124003103 gene encoding zinc finger protein 239-like; its protein translation is MMDEDSADPSNPPLSCSTEPNPPESLVPDSNHRDMDTCSEIPRFNIVVKEEEEDWDVDNIGENPNPSSGEEASTEQHQENPTAKKPWRCPQCEIEIAHPSNINRHLRTHTKPAKESSVCPVCGKDFVHPSKLKRHRRTHTGEKPYQCSVCGKRFTLKPHLERHQMTHPGGKQPDATKKHPCSDCGKECFSAYELKMHMRKHTGERPHQCTYCEMSFGCKGTLSRHVRRHTGAPTPKPYQCSQCGKRYESPSRLRQHQTVHTGEKPYECSDCGRGFASTEGLRKHQCSHASNHSNQCTLGISETASSGSQTMNIKIKDEEQELAINVKEEEEICVFVNADRETLPVYHL